Proteins from one Paenibacillus amylolyticus genomic window:
- a CDS encoding amino acid adenylation domain-containing protein codes for MGNVCVDLHPLTEHQQRIWYMEMLYPKSDVWMITTKMSIPEPIDFTLLERSINRVLKNNELLRTRIILDQGESKQYIQPYEYRSLKHIHEDPGLTGMTWTEYVDNHPIHVHSEDLCQFYTYAGHGHYGYIIQVHHIICDGLGLFQLTNKITEAYHAELQDDNASRMESTIHDYEYYINSEQQYLVSNRYAKDQAFWREKFHTIPAFMELKAHNPLLTHTAARRKTMNMDHSMYVRLKEFCRQKNVSVFTFFLSTLAILLNKLTHQTDLVVGTNYANRTSRTDKDMIGMFVTTIPVRIGIEPSETVLSLLQHISNEQKEILRHQKYPYNQLIRDLRESLSLPELNRLFGISLVYRPERFDKMQGHDVYMENKFNGHETNDLLINIIEKFNEDRIIFQMDYRTQLFSETFMDKLLDQFLTVTEAILEHSELSIEQISIVSEADKQSMLTEFNDTEASYPRDKTVIQLFEAQAAATPQHTALILGDKEMSYEQLNARANDLATTLISKGIKQRELVGIIATHSMEMVIAILAVMKAGCAYIPIDPEYPDERIQHILKDSQVRFVLVNQRIELSDSLQVIHILETQDEYIPTGNLNLTIDMNDLAYVIYTSGSTGAPKGVLVEHKGLTNYIWWASQTYVTDRKTTFSLYSSIAFDLTITSIFTPLITGNTMIIYNSSHNKALIADVVLDPRVDLVKLTPAHLQLIQDMNIMDRSNVRTFIVGGDNLNTSLAANITRQSKHEVTIFNEYGPTETVVGCMIHAYDPHVDQTEYVPIGKPIQNTSIYVFDQSLQYVPVGVQGELLVGGDGVTRGYLNQPELTGRKYIEHPDRPGERLYRTGDLCRLREDGQMEYLGRMDDQVKIRGYRIELGRSRQLFENQRSSGCGCKRQDGSAIPSDMYSLRQRCTCNPENDSGYLGISVTGVYGTHASDQGLFHSTYD; via the coding sequence ATGGGAAATGTATGCGTCGATCTGCATCCTTTAACAGAGCATCAACAAAGAATATGGTACATGGAAATGTTGTATCCAAAATCAGATGTATGGATGATCACAACCAAGATGAGCATACCGGAACCAATTGATTTCACCTTGTTAGAGCGGTCGATCAACAGGGTTTTGAAGAATAACGAATTGCTTCGAACGCGTATCATACTGGATCAAGGTGAGAGTAAACAATACATCCAGCCGTATGAGTATAGATCACTCAAGCATATTCATGAAGATCCCGGCTTGACGGGGATGACATGGACGGAGTATGTGGATAACCATCCGATTCATGTACACAGTGAAGATCTATGTCAGTTTTATACGTATGCGGGTCATGGACATTACGGATACATCATTCAGGTCCACCATATCATCTGTGATGGCCTGGGATTATTCCAGTTGACGAATAAGATTACGGAAGCCTATCATGCCGAATTGCAAGATGACAATGCCAGTAGAATGGAATCTACGATTCACGATTATGAATACTATATCAATAGCGAACAACAATATCTCGTTTCCAATCGCTACGCAAAAGATCAGGCCTTTTGGAGAGAGAAGTTTCATACGATTCCTGCATTTATGGAATTGAAAGCGCATAATCCCCTTTTAACTCACACCGCAGCCAGAAGAAAAACGATGAATATGGATCACTCCATGTATGTACGTTTGAAAGAGTTCTGTCGCCAGAAGAATGTCAGCGTATTTACCTTTTTTCTCTCAACTCTAGCTATTCTGCTGAATAAACTCACTCACCAAACCGATTTGGTCGTTGGAACCAATTACGCGAACCGTACGAGTAGAACAGACAAAGATATGATTGGCATGTTTGTCACAACCATACCTGTCAGGATCGGGATAGAACCCTCTGAAACCGTGTTATCCTTGCTGCAACACATCTCCAATGAACAAAAAGAAATATTGCGTCATCAGAAATATCCGTATAATCAGCTGATCCGTGATCTGAGAGAGTCGCTCTCCTTACCGGAACTGAACAGACTGTTCGGCATATCACTGGTCTATCGTCCGGAACGCTTTGACAAGATGCAAGGACATGATGTCTATATGGAAAACAAGTTTAACGGACATGAGACGAATGATCTGCTTATCAACATTATTGAAAAATTCAATGAGGATCGTATCATTTTTCAAATGGATTATCGGACCCAGTTGTTCAGTGAAACGTTCATGGACAAGCTGCTCGATCAATTTCTTACAGTTACGGAAGCTATACTGGAACATTCCGAGCTAAGCATTGAACAGATCAGCATTGTAAGCGAAGCGGATAAACAATCGATGTTAACCGAGTTTAATGATACCGAGGCGTCTTATCCAAGGGACAAAACGGTCATTCAGTTATTTGAAGCACAGGCAGCGGCTACCCCTCAACATACAGCACTTATCCTGGGGGATAAGGAGATGAGCTATGAACAATTGAATGCCAGAGCTAACGACTTGGCTACGACATTGATCAGCAAAGGAATAAAACAGCGAGAACTGGTAGGCATTATTGCAACCCACAGTATGGAGATGGTTATTGCGATTCTGGCTGTGATGAAAGCCGGGTGCGCTTATATTCCGATTGACCCCGAGTATCCGGATGAACGAATTCAGCATATTTTGAAAGATTCTCAGGTAAGGTTTGTCCTGGTTAATCAGCGTATCGAGCTGTCGGACAGTCTACAAGTCATCCATATCCTTGAAACTCAGGATGAGTATATCCCAACAGGTAATCTGAACTTGACCATAGATATGAATGATCTGGCTTATGTCATCTACACATCAGGGTCAACTGGAGCACCGAAGGGTGTATTGGTGGAGCATAAGGGATTGACGAACTACATATGGTGGGCGAGTCAGACCTATGTTACTGACCGTAAAACGACGTTTTCCCTATATTCATCCATCGCTTTTGATCTGACCATCACGTCCATCTTTACACCGTTAATTACGGGTAACACGATGATTATCTACAACTCGTCTCATAACAAGGCGTTGATTGCAGATGTCGTACTCGATCCGCGAGTGGATCTGGTCAAGCTGACTCCGGCGCACCTGCAATTGATTCAGGACATGAACATTATGGACAGATCCAATGTCCGAACATTTATTGTAGGTGGCGATAATCTGAATACTTCGCTGGCTGCAAATATTACCCGGCAAAGCAAGCATGAGGTTACCATTTTCAATGAATATGGACCGACAGAGACGGTGGTGGGCTGTATGATCCATGCCTACGATCCTCACGTGGACCAGACGGAGTATGTGCCTATCGGCAAGCCTATTCAGAACACATCCATATATGTGTTTGATCAATCACTGCAATACGTTCCTGTCGGTGTTCAGGGTGAATTATTGGTTGGGGGAGACGGTGTGACCAGAGGTTACCTGAACCAACCCGAGTTGACGGGCAGAAAATACATTGAACACCCGGATCGTCCAGGCGAGCGCTTGTACCGGACTGGGGATCTATGCCGCTTAAGAGAAGACGGTCAGATGGAATATCTCGGAAGAATGGACGACCAAGTGAAGATTCGCGGATATCGAATTGAACTGGGGAGGTCAAGGCAGCTTTTTGAAAATCAAAGGAGTTCGGGATGCGGTTGTAAGCGTCAAGACGGATCAGCAATCCCGTCAGATATGTACTCATTACGTCAGCGATGCACATGTAACCCGGAGAATGATTCGGGATACCTTGGTATCTCTGTTACCGGAGTATATGGTACCCACGCATCTGATCAAGGTCTCTTCCATTCCACTTACGATTAA
- a CDS encoding CAP domain-containing protein — protein MHIQKRYIRSLLSLPLAGLLFMLLGTQPIGAAPVDSLLPERSEQEISQKWTQWMSGKNQTATFTQNPSTKAPYVAGVVSDSTLEQALGATNFYRYLSGLDGDLVLDAALNRQAQHGAVVVSTGELTHFPVRPADMPKDFFDLGAKSASSSNLYAAYGVQGNLAVKSVEAYMDDSDASNIAALGHRRWILSPQLKKVGFGIASRDNKTYASQFSTMQVMDTSRSGKLNYNYNLYPNKGAFPIEAFHVSQAWSAQLNPDVFAKPSNSEVQVEIVRSSDQKTWTLGAKTPVGSDPAKAFFNVNTDGYGYNYAVIFRPDNLKSLKAGDTFNVRITGLKKKDGSKAEISYQTRFFSVSNPSQEPGTNPPSPGTEPGTEPQEPDTGNEDYLDNHLMQFIYTADRTLKVRGTITAYAGKTFSFRIHGPSPDEKHIRTETVKLDVNGRFSLTVPNLGVSDLTIYLQVDPSFMYLIPTASNSDVTYYFE, from the coding sequence ATGCATATTCAAAAAAGGTACATCCGCTCGTTACTCTCTCTTCCTCTGGCAGGTCTGTTGTTTATGCTGCTCGGAACGCAGCCAATCGGTGCGGCTCCTGTCGACAGTCTGCTGCCTGAGCGAAGTGAACAGGAAATCAGTCAAAAATGGACGCAATGGATGAGTGGCAAGAACCAAACTGCTACATTCACTCAGAATCCCTCGACCAAAGCACCTTACGTAGCTGGTGTAGTAAGTGATTCCACATTAGAGCAAGCATTAGGAGCAACCAACTTCTATCGTTATCTCTCCGGTCTGGATGGGGATCTCGTTCTGGACGCTGCGCTCAATCGTCAAGCCCAACATGGAGCAGTTGTGGTCTCTACCGGAGAATTGACTCATTTCCCGGTCCGTCCTGCCGATATGCCAAAAGACTTTTTTGATCTGGGAGCCAAATCAGCTTCAAGTTCCAATCTGTATGCTGCCTATGGCGTTCAAGGAAATCTTGCAGTCAAAAGCGTTGAAGCTTATATGGATGATTCGGATGCCAGCAACATTGCTGCCCTCGGCCATCGTCGCTGGATTCTGAGTCCGCAGCTGAAAAAAGTCGGCTTCGGGATTGCATCCCGGGACAACAAAACCTATGCAAGCCAATTCAGTACCATGCAAGTGATGGATACAAGCCGTTCAGGAAAACTCAATTACAATTACAACTTGTATCCGAACAAAGGGGCATTCCCGATTGAAGCATTCCATGTGTCACAAGCCTGGTCTGCACAGTTGAATCCAGACGTTTTTGCGAAGCCTTCCAATTCCGAGGTGCAGGTGGAGATCGTGCGTTCATCCGATCAGAAAACGTGGACACTGGGAGCAAAAACCCCGGTTGGCAGTGATCCTGCAAAGGCCTTTTTCAATGTAAATACCGATGGATATGGATATAACTACGCTGTCATTTTCCGCCCGGATAACTTGAAATCCCTAAAGGCAGGCGATACGTTCAACGTTCGCATTACCGGTTTGAAAAAGAAAGACGGGTCCAAAGCAGAAATCTCATATCAGACTCGTTTCTTCTCGGTCAGCAACCCTTCACAAGAACCTGGTACGAATCCACCGAGTCCTGGGACAGAACCTGGAACTGAGCCACAAGAACCGGATACCGGGAACGAGGATTACCTGGATAACCATCTGATGCAATTCATATATACAGCGGATCGAACGCTGAAAGTACGCGGAACCATCACCGCTTATGCAGGCAAAACATTCTCTTTCCGAATCCACGGTCCTTCACCTGATGAAAAACATATTCGTACTGAAACGGTGAAGCTGGATGTTAACGGTCGGTTCAGTCTGACCGTACCTAACTTGGGCGTTTCCGATCTGACCATATATTTGCAAGTGGACCCAAGCTTTATGTATTTGATTCCTACGGCAAGCAATTCAGACGTGACGTATTACTTCGAATAG
- a CDS encoding glycosyltransferase family 39 protein: protein MSKMLHKSFYLILLVFVAVFIASSLLVRAQYNYALYGDNPILGTQQWSIFLPVILLLLGSGVGLYALCLKLNQYSPKVVIPIVLLCSLTIQIIIIFVFPRVPTDDSQTVLSLAMNMLYDQDYSSFETGGYLHMFPFNYSIVLYLKTLLYLFPDNYLVIKLFNILFSTLTTFMIYLIYKQVNERSTERDYGVLIFAATYLPSLFLNNLIYNDVIATAFLTSCLYFIIRFVREKSWKAIVIAAVFLAMGNYFRSIGVIVLIAAIIYILLNMRSIGMKKVILAIAVLGMLFNVPTWTQNAVLQSSGAVSEPVGENAAPVYMWLNMGINLERFGFWDNMESYQIYQRQANYNKAESTALFKQEIANKLSEASASDLVQMYYKKIIWTWTEGTYQMDRYGIGNESSFGAGRGRGGGIAGSYSYTNVITELLQGDSAYRTGLLWIVYVMNFLMYCFILIRLVGGIRRKRVDEVSLILVILGFIGFYILWEIKSRYIYPVYPLLVVLSYMGFKDTYDFIFHRKGTLEKYSLSNR from the coding sequence ATGTCTAAGATGCTGCATAAGTCGTTTTATCTCATTTTGCTCGTGTTTGTTGCGGTGTTTATTGCTTCGTCCCTACTGGTTCGGGCACAGTATAACTACGCCTTGTATGGGGACAATCCCATTCTGGGCACGCAGCAGTGGAGTATTTTTCTCCCGGTCATCCTGTTGCTTCTTGGTTCAGGTGTCGGGTTATATGCGCTATGTCTGAAACTGAACCAATACAGCCCGAAGGTAGTCATTCCTATTGTGCTGTTATGTTCTCTGACCATTCAGATCATCATCATTTTCGTATTTCCGAGAGTGCCTACCGATGATTCGCAGACCGTTCTCTCACTGGCCATGAATATGCTGTATGATCAGGACTACTCCTCGTTTGAAACGGGTGGTTATTTGCACATGTTCCCGTTCAACTACTCGATCGTACTGTATCTGAAGACGTTGCTGTACCTGTTCCCGGACAATTATCTGGTCATCAAGCTGTTTAACATTTTGTTTTCAACATTAACCACATTCATGATTTACCTTATTTATAAACAAGTAAATGAGAGATCTACTGAACGTGATTACGGTGTGTTGATCTTTGCAGCGACGTACCTGCCGTCCTTGTTCCTGAACAACCTGATCTATAACGATGTGATTGCCACAGCATTTCTGACATCGTGTTTATACTTTATCATTCGTTTTGTACGTGAAAAGTCTTGGAAAGCCATCGTCATTGCCGCCGTTTTTCTCGCGATGGGCAACTACTTCCGAAGCATCGGCGTGATCGTGCTAATCGCTGCCATCATCTACATCCTGCTGAATATGCGGAGCATCGGAATGAAGAAAGTTATCCTTGCCATCGCTGTGCTGGGTATGCTGTTTAATGTACCAACCTGGACTCAGAATGCGGTTCTTCAATCCTCCGGTGCTGTGAGCGAACCTGTTGGAGAGAATGCCGCACCGGTCTATATGTGGCTGAACATGGGGATCAATCTGGAGCGTTTTGGCTTCTGGGACAATATGGAGAGTTATCAGATCTATCAGAGGCAGGCCAACTACAATAAGGCTGAGAGCACAGCATTGTTCAAACAGGAAATTGCCAACAAGCTGTCTGAAGCAAGTGCGAGTGATCTGGTGCAGATGTATTACAAAAAGATCATATGGACCTGGACCGAAGGCACATACCAGATGGACCGGTACGGTATCGGCAATGAAAGTTCCTTCGGTGCTGGAAGAGGCAGGGGAGGCGGAATCGCAGGCTCCTATAGTTATACCAATGTGATAACAGAGCTGTTGCAAGGGGATTCGGCTTATCGTACGGGCTTACTCTGGATCGTTTATGTGATGAATTTTCTGATGTACTGTTTTATTCTCATCCGGTTGGTCGGTGGAATTCGTCGTAAACGGGTTGACGAAGTTTCATTGATCCTGGTCATTCTTGGATTCATCGGATTTTATATTCTCTGGGAGATTAAGTCCAGATACATCTACCCCGTATACCCACTATTGGTTGTGCTGTCCTACATGGGGTTCAAAGACACGTATGACTTCATATTCCATCGTAAAGGTACCTTGGAGAAATATTCTCTGAGTAATAGGTGA
- a CDS encoding TauD/TfdA family dioxygenase, whose protein sequence is MYTSTEFPNEETIAPHNELSYVMTWPKKIWFSSIVVADEGGETPIVDVRKVYNLIDPDIRDVFAEKGWMLVRNYGTGFGQTWQYVFHTESKEEVEQYCLDNNMSFHWNEDGTLTTKQVRPAITIHPDTNENLWFNHIAFWHSSSLNEEVRNLMLEEFGESGLPYQTYYGDGTSIDADVAAHVRQAYADATIAFPWQAGDILMLDNMLVAHARNPYQGDRKVLVAMGEPVSREASISS, encoded by the coding sequence GTGTATACGTCAACGGAATTTCCGAACGAGGAGACAATTGCACCGCATAACGAATTGTCCTACGTCATGACATGGCCCAAAAAGATCTGGTTTTCCAGTATCGTGGTTGCGGATGAAGGAGGAGAAACACCTATTGTGGATGTACGGAAAGTATATAACCTCATTGATCCGGACATTCGGGATGTTTTTGCAGAGAAAGGCTGGATGTTGGTTCGAAACTACGGAACCGGATTCGGACAGACCTGGCAATATGTTTTCCACACGGAGTCCAAGGAAGAAGTCGAGCAGTATTGCCTGGACAACAACATGTCTTTCCACTGGAATGAAGATGGTACCCTGACAACGAAGCAGGTGAGACCGGCTATTACGATTCACCCGGATACTAATGAGAACCTGTGGTTCAATCATATTGCCTTCTGGCATAGCAGCAGCCTGAACGAGGAAGTTCGCAACTTGATGCTCGAAGAATTTGGAGAGAGCGGCTTGCCATACCAGACGTATTATGGAGACGGCACTTCAATTGATGCTGATGTGGCTGCACATGTACGTCAGGCTTATGCCGATGCGACGATCGCCTTTCCATGGCAAGCGGGAGATATTCTTATGCTGGACAATATGCTGGTGGCGCACGCACGAAACCCGTATCAGGGAGATCGAAAAGTACTCGTAGCCATGGGAGAACCGGTGAGCCGTGAAGCCTCAATTTCGTCGTAA
- a CDS encoding condensation domain-containing protein, giving the protein MENVMLGYPLSPQQKRLHELNNNGLSSRVPSVIAVNIEGECSNDQIELAVKRIAEKYSTLRTSIEADPNYGVYLQKVDAETRSRFRTAYSDEPIQQQDLQGLIRQELDTWTGDYSLEAINVDLSERSKVLILAFDPQFSDIEPAVILEDLSQFITAEVDPELLEEEVPYYAVSEWLNDLLTSDEHAEERSFWNNKRFDHVDKQLSMVSGSGTTSIAMASFPVEGSPELWAELEKVAEKTGSTIDNVALACWNLTLHLLGEDKDLTVGVHTRGRQDEDLEKVVGALNRYVPLYSGLKEGDTLTQFFQRTTSEAKDSAEYADYFDFKMFSTSNSSQSVFSYGFESRDASSVVESDGHTFRVVYQSEQIEPVHLGLNIQQYPGRTDIILRYNQETYTPTEIGYVADIFTHICNKAYTNLDEPVSFNIIPDHLTFTLQSILQGEVRDYATSTLVEMLDEQASKTPDQIAIVSGNTLLTFREIQQKSNQLAHYLHRTRHVGHGDAVG; this is encoded by the coding sequence ATGGAAAATGTAATGCTGGGTTATCCCCTTTCACCACAACAGAAACGACTGCATGAACTGAATAATAATGGATTATCATCACGGGTTCCAAGTGTAATTGCTGTTAATATCGAAGGTGAGTGCTCGAATGATCAGATTGAATTGGCCGTGAAGAGAATAGCCGAGAAATACAGCACACTCCGCACTTCCATAGAAGCCGATCCCAATTATGGGGTCTATCTTCAGAAAGTGGATGCGGAGACCAGAAGCCGATTCCGTACTGCATATTCCGATGAGCCGATTCAGCAGCAGGATCTACAGGGGCTGATCCGACAGGAGTTGGACACCTGGACAGGTGATTATTCGCTGGAAGCCATTAACGTGGATCTGTCCGAACGCTCCAAAGTGTTAATTCTTGCTTTTGATCCACAGTTCTCGGATATTGAACCTGCGGTTATTCTTGAAGACTTGTCTCAATTCATTACGGCCGAGGTAGACCCTGAACTTCTGGAAGAAGAGGTACCGTATTATGCGGTATCCGAGTGGTTGAATGACCTGTTGACCAGTGATGAGCACGCGGAGGAAAGAAGTTTTTGGAACAATAAACGGTTCGATCATGTTGATAAACAATTGTCCATGGTGTCCGGTAGTGGAACCACGAGTATTGCGATGGCAAGTTTCCCTGTGGAAGGGTCACCAGAATTGTGGGCTGAACTTGAGAAGGTAGCAGAGAAGACTGGAAGTACAATAGATAACGTTGCGCTCGCCTGCTGGAATCTGACTTTGCATCTGCTGGGCGAGGATAAGGACCTAACGGTTGGCGTACATACGCGTGGCCGACAAGATGAGGATTTGGAGAAGGTTGTCGGTGCATTGAATCGATACGTACCTCTGTATTCGGGCTTGAAAGAGGGCGACACGCTGACTCAGTTTTTCCAAAGAACGACGAGTGAAGCGAAAGATAGTGCAGAATATGCAGATTATTTTGACTTCAAAATGTTTAGCACATCGAATTCGAGTCAATCTGTGTTCTCCTATGGATTCGAGAGTCGGGATGCATCATCCGTGGTGGAATCGGATGGTCACACATTCCGGGTTGTGTATCAGTCGGAACAGATCGAACCGGTGCACCTTGGACTCAATATCCAGCAATATCCTGGACGTACAGATATCATTCTTCGATATAACCAGGAGACGTATACTCCGACAGAGATTGGCTACGTAGCAGATATATTCACACATATTTGCAACAAGGCATATACGAATCTGGATGAACCCGTATCGTTCAATATCATCCCGGATCATCTGACATTTACATTGCAATCGATTCTTCAAGGAGAGGTTCGGGACTATGCGACCTCTACATTGGTGGAGATGCTGGACGAACAAGCCTCGAAGACACCAGATCAGATTGCGATTGTATCTGGTAACACGCTGCTTACGTTCCGGGAAATCCAGCAGAAGTCCAACCAGCTTGCCCATTATCTGCATCGGACAAGACATGTCGGGCATGGAGATGCAGTCGGGTGA
- a CDS encoding condensation domain-containing protein, whose product MIRDTLVSLLPEYMVPTHLIKVSSIPLTINGKIDHLALSTEKPQSDEDNVYVAPSSSMEQTIADIWSEILGLDEVGVTDHFYERGGDSLKLIQIFTRLSEIGFEFSINDMFNFPTIQALSSHLDQVMEGKEGMMSMEHKTIKRSKVDVLNGIMDKPIFLSTDIPSVDPALKGVMSFNQESLWLVEQFEGKSTKYNIPGHVIFEGAFSEEAYVYALNQIVQRHDVLRTYFVVENNTPVQRIRPYEPFDIEVRYTLRDNSQASLKRVIEEESRHQFNLETGPMYYFGLYQIHAQQYFAYFNFHHIIFDGWSQDILMAELGSYYSAYLRGENAAIDHLSIQYSDYSHWQKGRWMTEEFPTVLDYWRNQLGSTVNRSVKVLPYDREPSLNNVDTGDILLAEIPIQTIEMIKKAGMKNNASLYITMLTAYKMLLYFYSGEIEIVVGTPVANRNRAEVQKLIGYFSNSLALKTVMDPEQSVDAQIISVRNTVFEAFDHQEMPFGKLIELLNPDRASGLTPFFQTWFVLDVKNTYSIEGLSIAQNEILWGHSGKSKWDLTLNLIEADHVMNAVVEYKTELFGKSTMKRFLHDYMAVVELIAADSSRSLQAVRHDWEVMAHEYKMVLLNSSKSKKKFNKIKS is encoded by the coding sequence ATGATTCGGGATACCTTGGTATCTCTGTTACCGGAGTATATGGTACCCACGCATCTGATCAAGGTCTCTTCCATTCCACTTACGATTAATGGCAAGATTGATCACTTGGCGTTATCGACAGAAAAGCCGCAATCGGATGAAGATAATGTATATGTGGCGCCGAGTTCCAGCATGGAACAGACGATAGCTGATATCTGGTCTGAGATTCTTGGCTTGGATGAGGTGGGTGTGACGGACCATTTCTACGAACGGGGTGGTGATTCACTGAAATTGATTCAGATCTTTACCCGACTTTCCGAGATAGGTTTTGAGTTTTCAATTAACGATATGTTTAATTTCCCTACAATCCAAGCCTTGAGTTCACATCTGGATCAGGTCATGGAAGGAAAGGAAGGCATGATGAGCATGGAACACAAGACAATAAAGAGATCCAAAGTGGATGTATTGAACGGAATTATGGACAAGCCGATCTTCCTTTCAACAGATATTCCGAGTGTTGATCCGGCGCTCAAAGGTGTAATGTCATTCAATCAGGAATCGCTGTGGCTGGTTGAACAGTTCGAAGGAAAGAGCACCAAATACAACATTCCCGGACATGTCATTTTCGAAGGCGCATTCTCGGAAGAGGCATACGTCTATGCATTGAATCAGATCGTACAGCGGCATGATGTATTAAGAACGTATTTTGTTGTGGAGAACAATACACCTGTGCAGCGAATCAGACCTTACGAGCCTTTCGACATAGAGGTCCGGTATACGCTGAGGGATAACTCCCAAGCCAGTCTGAAGCGTGTGATTGAAGAAGAGTCCAGACACCAGTTCAACCTGGAAACCGGGCCGATGTATTATTTTGGATTGTATCAGATCCATGCACAACAATATTTTGCCTATTTTAACTTTCATCACATTATCTTCGATGGCTGGTCTCAGGATATCCTGATGGCTGAACTGGGGTCATACTATAGTGCTTATCTGAGGGGAGAAAACGCGGCAATAGATCATTTGAGTATTCAATATTCCGACTATTCACATTGGCAAAAAGGAAGATGGATGACTGAAGAATTTCCGACAGTTTTGGATTACTGGCGCAACCAGTTGGGAAGCACCGTCAACCGATCGGTCAAAGTATTGCCCTATGACCGGGAGCCTTCGCTGAACAACGTGGATACCGGAGATATACTGCTCGCAGAAATTCCGATACAAACCATAGAAATGATCAAAAAGGCCGGTATGAAAAACAATGCCAGTCTGTACATCACCATGCTCACCGCCTATAAAATGTTGCTGTATTTTTACTCGGGTGAAATCGAGATCGTCGTGGGAACACCCGTAGCCAACCGGAATCGTGCAGAAGTGCAGAAGTTGATCGGATATTTCTCCAACAGTCTTGCCTTGAAGACGGTCATGGACCCGGAACAGTCCGTAGATGCCCAGATCATTTCGGTCAGAAATACGGTATTTGAAGCGTTTGATCATCAGGAGATGCCTTTCGGCAAGCTGATTGAACTGCTGAACCCGGATCGTGCTTCGGGGCTGACCCCGTTCTTCCAGACGTGGTTTGTACTGGATGTCAAAAATACGTACAGCATCGAAGGGCTAAGCATTGCTCAGAATGAAATTCTGTGGGGACACAGCGGCAAGAGCAAGTGGGATCTGACATTAAATCTAATCGAAGCTGATCATGTAATGAATGCAGTGGTGGAATACAAAACAGAGTTGTTCGGCAAATCCACCATGAAGAGATTCCTGCATGATTATATGGCTGTAGTAGAGCTGATTGCAGCTGATTCCTCGCGGAGTCTTCAAGCTGTACGTCATGATTGGGAGGTGATGGCCCACGAGTACAAGATGGTGTTGCTGAATAGCAGTAAGAGCAAAAAGAAATTTAACAAAATCAAATCTTAG
- a CDS encoding phosphotransferase gives MEFLRYLRTNHYGAMEAVPAHSGTELVEAQTPWGTYYASVFKRVPGSQLGSIDLNDSIVYSYGQALGDLHQLSRSFMPEQKGKQRWTYTDVLDWMQEILEAFPVETAALNEIAILRTYFATWPINKQNFGLIHYDFELDNVFYDEGSQSCYAIDFDDSMYHWYAMDVERSLDSLCEEIEPEQWEQKKQLFLNGYRSKAGESDELESMFPACRRFANLYGYVRVFRSTAEHWLHEPEWMSGLRARLSRKMTEQAEQFGKVVNS, from the coding sequence CTGGAGTTCCTCCGTTATCTTCGAACGAACCATTATGGAGCCATGGAGGCTGTACCTGCCCATTCAGGAACAGAACTTGTAGAGGCTCAGACGCCATGGGGAACGTACTACGCTTCCGTATTCAAGAGAGTGCCCGGTTCACAGTTAGGAAGCATTGATCTGAATGACTCCATCGTGTACAGCTATGGTCAGGCATTGGGAGACTTGCACCAACTATCGCGATCATTCATGCCTGAGCAAAAGGGGAAGCAGCGCTGGACCTATACAGATGTTTTGGATTGGATGCAGGAGATTCTGGAGGCTTTTCCTGTAGAGACGGCTGCTCTGAACGAGATAGCGATTCTCCGAACGTATTTTGCGACATGGCCGATAAACAAGCAAAATTTTGGGCTCATCCACTACGATTTTGAACTGGATAATGTGTTCTACGACGAAGGTAGCCAGTCTTGTTATGCCATTGATTTTGATGACTCGATGTATCACTGGTACGCGATGGATGTGGAGCGCAGTCTGGATAGTCTGTGCGAGGAGATCGAGCCTGAGCAATGGGAGCAGAAGAAGCAATTGTTCCTGAACGGGTACCGGTCCAAGGCGGGAGAATCTGATGAACTGGAGAGCATGTTCCCTGCATGTCGCCGATTTGCCAATCTGTATGGATATGTGCGTGTGTTTCGGTCGACTGCAGAGCACTGGTTACATGAGCCGGAATGGATGAGCGGACTAAGAGCGAGATTAAGTCGGAAGATGACAGAACAGGCAGAGCAATTCGGAAAGGTAGTCAACAGCTGA